CATCAAAAAATAAATTACTGATCAATCTCGGTATATTAAAAACGCTCCAATTGGAGCGTTTTTGCTGTTTTAAGGGTTGAGAGTAAAGATGTTTTAAATGTATATCGTCATTTTTCATCCCAATCAGGGTTGATCTTATTCAGATGAAAGTTTGTTAAGATTTTTCGAAAAAATAACACCAGTAAATGACGATGTTTTTATAGAGTTATTCGAAGTTTCTAATACTTAATCTATTTATTAAATATTAATCTGTAAGGGTTGTAAGTTGGTAATTATTTGATTTATATGGGGTTTTGTTGATTTTGTTGAATATTTTTTTATAACTTTAACAGGAACTTTTTAATTATGATATTATGAAAAAAATTCTATTACTAAGTGCCCTTATGGGGCTAGGATTGTTAAATGCACAATCAACTCTTTTTCAAGAAAATTGGGATGGGCAAGGTCCGGGAATTAGTTCTTGGACTCTACATAATGTTGATGGTCTCACACCAATTGCCGCTTCAGCTGCTTCTAACGATGGATTGCCAGCTCTTGTAACAAATGCCTGGAATGTGTTGTCATTAACTCAAATTAAAAACTCTGGAGCATCATCATACTTAACGTTTGCTTATCCTCCAGCAGCTACAGGTATGGCAGGTAATGTAGCAGTTGTTAATTCTTGGTATAATCCCGCTGGTGTTGCAAATGATTGGCTTGTATCTCCACAGATTAATATTCCTGCAGCAGCAACAGGCGTTAATCTAACGTGGTCTGCGACAAGCTTGGGAGCAGCTTCGTATTTAGAAAACTATAAAGTTTATATTTCTACTACAGGTAATCAAGTCGCAAACTTTACTACAATTTTGAAAACAGTGACCGATGAATCAAGTTCAGGAACATATCACACCGTTAATCTTAATTCATATATAGGTCAAAATGTTTATATAGCTTTTAGAGATGATAGTAATGATGAATACATAATGTTATTAGATAATATTAAAGTAACATCTACTAATACACTTGCAACAGCTGATATAGCAAAAAAA
The sequence above is a segment of the Chryseobacterium turcicum genome. Coding sequences within it:
- a CDS encoding T9SS-dependent choice-of-anchor J family protein, which codes for MGLGLLNAQSTLFQENWDGQGPGISSWTLHNVDGLTPIAASAASNDGLPALVTNAWNVLSLTQIKNSGASSYLTFAYPPAATGMAGNVAVVNSWYNPAGVANDWLVSPQINIPAAATGVNLTWSATSLGAASYLENYKVYISTTGNQVANFTTILKTVTDESSSGTYHTVNLNSYIGQNVYIAFRDDSNDEYIMLLDNIKVTSTNTLATADIAKKQTYFSPNPTRDFLNIKTDSKINSVSVVDITGKKVNVKLENDKVDVRSLPAGTYLINVETKDGITTEKFIKK